In Calditrichia bacterium, the following are encoded in one genomic region:
- a CDS encoding GDP-L-fucose synthase, whose amino-acid sequence MKTTSKIYIAGHRGLVGSAIARRLASNGFNNLVLKRSAELDLRNQAAVAAFFEKEQPEYVFLAAAKVGGILANNDYPADFIYDNLMIQSNIIHHSYRNGVKKLLFLGSSCIYPKFAPQPMKEEHLLDGKLEPTNEPYAIAKIAGIKTCQSYNRQYGTQFISVMPTNLYGPNDNFDLQSSHVLPALIRKFHEAKLAGKPAVEIWGTGSPKREFLHADDLADACVYLMQHYSDNDIVNIGVGEDIAIKDLALLIKDIVGFSGELTFDTSKPDGTPRKLLDVSKLNGLGWKAGISLRDGITQTYQWYLAQQP is encoded by the coding sequence ATGAAAACAACATCAAAAATCTACATAGCCGGACATCGCGGTCTGGTTGGCTCCGCCATAGCACGGCGGTTGGCATCAAACGGATTTAACAATCTGGTGCTCAAACGATCCGCAGAACTCGATTTGCGGAATCAGGCAGCCGTTGCGGCTTTCTTTGAAAAAGAGCAACCGGAATACGTGTTTTTGGCTGCCGCCAAAGTGGGCGGGATATTGGCCAATAACGATTATCCGGCGGATTTTATCTATGATAACCTGATGATCCAGTCCAATATCATTCATCACAGCTACCGGAACGGGGTGAAAAAGCTGCTGTTTTTGGGCAGCTCCTGTATTTATCCCAAATTCGCGCCGCAGCCGATGAAGGAAGAGCATCTGCTGGACGGCAAGCTGGAACCGACCAACGAGCCATATGCTATCGCCAAAATTGCCGGGATCAAGACCTGCCAGTCCTATAACAGGCAATACGGCACGCAGTTCATTTCGGTAATGCCCACCAATTTGTATGGACCCAACGATAATTTCGATCTGCAAAGTTCCCATGTGCTGCCCGCGCTGATCCGCAAGTTTCATGAAGCCAAACTTGCCGGAAAACCGGCCGTGGAAATCTGGGGCACGGGTTCACCGAAACGGGAATTCCTGCATGCGGATGATCTGGCAGATGCCTGTGTGTATCTGATGCAGCACTATTCAGATAACGATATTGTCAATATCGGGGTGGGTGAGGACATCGCAATAAAAGACCTGGCGCTGCTGATTAAGGATATCGTTGGCTTTAGCGGTGAACTGACGTTTGACACATCCAAACCGGACGGCACGCCCCGCAAACTGCTGGATGTCTCCAAACTGAATGGTTTGGGGTGGAAAGCCGGTATTTCCTTACGCGATGGCATTACCCAAACCTATCAATGGTATCTGGCCCAGCAACCGTAA